In Paenibacillus durus, the DNA window CATATCGCCGAAATTTCGGCGGCGCTTACAGGCTATGAACCGCTCCCTCTGCCGGAGCCGGTGACGCGGGAGAAGATAAGCGTCCGGATACAGGAGAGTCTTGCGGATGACTCCTTCGCAGACGGGGGAGAAACAACTATTATCGATCTCGTGAAGGAACGGCATACGGTGATCGTGGAACTGGACCCGCCGCGGGACCTTGATATATCGAAATTCATGAAGGGAGCGGAAGCGCTGCGCAGGGCAGGCGCGGATGCGCTAACCCTTGCGGACAACTCGCTGGCTGTCACCCGCATGTGCAATATGGCGCTCGGTTCCCTGGTTCAGCAAAAGACGGGATTGCGGCCGCTGGTGCATATTGCCTGCCGGGACCGCAATCTAATCGGCACCCAATCGCATTTGATGGGCCTGGATGCGCTTCGGATCGACCATGTGCTTGCCGTGACGGGCGATCCGGCGCGGTTTGGAGATCTCCCGGGATCAAGCTCGGTGTACGATTTGACGTCATTTGAGATCATCCGGATGATCAAGCAGCTTAATGACGGCATCGCTTTTTCGGGCAAGGCGCTTAAGCAGAAAGCCAAGTTCGTGATCGGGGCAGCGTTTAATCCTAACGTGAAGCACTTGGGCAAGGCGGTCGAGCGTCTGGAGAAGAAGATCGCATTCGGAGCCGACTATATCATGACCCAGCCGGTATATGATAAGGAATTGATTCATACGATCGCGGATAGAACGGCTCACCTGAACATCCCGATATTCATCGGCATCATGCCGCTGGCCAGCGGACGGAACGCTGAGTATCTTCATAACGAAGTGCCCGGCATTCAACTGTCCGAAGAGGTGCGCAGCCGGATGAAAGGGCTGGAGGGCGAAGCGGGACGGGCCGAAGGCGTAGCGATTGCCAAGGAACTGCTGGACGCGGCCACGGAGCGCTTTAACGGGATCTATTTGATGACTCCATTCATGTTCTATGATATGAGCGTTCAGCTTATGGAGCATGTATGGGCGAAGTCGGGACGCCAATTGTCCCCCTTGTTTCGCTAGAAAGAATCATTTACAATAGTGTAACGGATGTGATACCGATGTCATTTAGCATGACCGGATACGGTCAATCGTCGAGGCATTATGGCGGCAGCAAGATCGTTTTCGAAGTCAAATCGGTGAATCACCGTTACTGCGAAATCGTGCTGCGGATGCCTCGGGAGTGGAACGGATTTGAGGATACGCTGCGAAGAAAAGTCCAGCAATACGTCAGACGCGGCCGGGTGGATGTCGTTATCAACAGGGAGCACGAGGAGAACGCGGGCGGGCCGGTTCTGAACCGCTTGGCCGTGAAATCCTATCTGGCGGCGGCGGAATCGCTGAAGAAGGAATTTGGCGTGAACGGAGAGCTGGATATCACGAACCTGCTGACTCTGCCGGGAGTGATGGAGAGCGGCGAGAGCGCCTTGACCACACTGCCGGAGAATGGCGATTCCTTTCAAGAGCTGCTTGTTAACGGATTGGAAGAAAGCGTTAAGGCCCTGGCAGAAATGCGTGCCCGGGAAGGGCGCTTTTTGGCTGCCGACATTGCGGAACGGCTGGGCAGGCTTGAGGAATTGCACGGCGTAATGAGCGGAATGGCTCCTGCCGCCGTGATTGAATTCAGGGACAAGCTTCGGCAGCGGCTGGAAGCTCTTCAAGACGGCACGTTCCCTTTTGACGAACATAAATTCGGAATGGAAGTAGCTATTTTCGCAGACCGCTCCAATATTGATGAAGAGCTGACCCGTCTGCGCAGCCATTTTGAGCAGTGCAGGATTTTGCTGGACAGCGGGGAGCCGATTGGCCGGAAACTGGATTTTCTCATACAGGAGATGAACCGGGAAAC includes these proteins:
- a CDS encoding YicC/YloC family endoribonuclease, giving the protein MSFSMTGYGQSSRHYGGSKIVFEVKSVNHRYCEIVLRMPREWNGFEDTLRRKVQQYVRRGRVDVVINREHEENAGGPVLNRLAVKSYLAAAESLKKEFGVNGELDITNLLTLPGVMESGESALTTLPENGDSFQELLVNGLEESVKALAEMRAREGRFLAADIAERLGRLEELHGVMSGMAPAAVIEFRDKLRQRLEALQDGTFPFDEHKFGMEVAIFADRSNIDEELTRLRSHFEQCRILLDSGEPIGRKLDFLIQEMNRETNTIGSKCNHAGISSCVVEMKAELEKIREQAANME
- a CDS encoding bifunctional homocysteine S-methyltransferase/methylenetetrahydrofolate reductase, producing MKLDLRSAWAAKVLVGDGAMGTFLYQKGFPVGISYEELNLTSPEVIEEVHRSYIEAGAELLESNTYSANYDKLSKFGLESKVEEINRAGIRIARKAAGSAGYVVGAVGSIRAGKRASLSASELKKYFGQQIGAMLEEDVDGILLETFYDLEELHLALRTARKLSNLPVICQFAVDETAMTMDGLTLPEAFRILEDDGADVIGFNCRTGPIGIKRALGTLQGKLTLPVSVYPNAGLADYVDGHYKYGASPEYFGEMASAFADMGCRIIGGCCGTTPQHIAEISAALTGYEPLPLPEPVTREKISVRIQESLADDSFADGGETTIIDLVKERHTVIVELDPPRDLDISKFMKGAEALRRAGADALTLADNSLAVTRMCNMALGSLVQQKTGLRPLVHIACRDRNLIGTQSHLMGLDALRIDHVLAVTGDPARFGDLPGSSSVYDLTSFEIIRMIKQLNDGIAFSGKALKQKAKFVIGAAFNPNVKHLGKAVERLEKKIAFGADYIMTQPVYDKELIHTIADRTAHLNIPIFIGIMPLASGRNAEYLHNEVPGIQLSEEVRSRMKGLEGEAGRAEGVAIAKELLDAATERFNGIYLMTPFMFYDMSVQLMEHVWAKSGRQLSPLFR